DNA sequence from the Gordonia polyisoprenivorans genome:
AGGCGGGCCGCATGGTGATCCGCGGCAACGCCGGTGCAGGCCTGGGTGACTCGATCTACGAGACCCGTCTCTACGTCCGCGGCGAGGTTGCCTCCCTCGGCGCCGACTGCATCGCGAAACCCATGCGCGCCGAGCACCTCGACGAGCTCGCCGGCCTGCTCAAGGCCGCGGGTTTCAAGGATGACGACCCGACCGAGTACTCGCGATACGGATCGGCCCGCGAGCTCTACCACTTCCACGTCGACAACACGTCGGCATACTGACCCCCGGCGAACCCACCGCTCGGCCCCTCGTCCGACGACCCAGCGCCGCACCCGGAGACATCATGAACCTCAGCAATGAACAGCGCGGTCTACGCGAATCCGCGACCTTCGACCGCACCACCATCGCCGCCATCCAGCGTGCCGCCGACACCGGCGTCTACGACATCCGTGGGTGGGGCGCCAAGCGCAAGCTGCCGCATTTCGACGACCTGCTCTTCCTGGGTGCGTCGATGTCGCGGTACCCCCTGGAGGGCTACCGCGAGCGCTGCGACACCGACGTCGTGCTCGGCAGCCGAAATGCTAAGTATCCCTTGCACCTCGACACCCCGGTCACCATCGCGGGCATGAGCTTCGGCGCGCTGTCGGCCGGCGCCAAGGAGGCACTCGGGCGCGGTGCGTCGGAGGTCGGTACCTCCACCACCACCGGCGATGGCGGAATGACACCGGAGGAGCGCGGCCAGTCGAAGAACCTGGTCTACCAGTACCTGCCGTCGCGCTATGGCATGAACCCCGACGACCTGCGCAAGGCCGACGCCATCGAGATCGTCCTCGGGCAGGGCGCCAAGCCCGGCGGCGGCGGAATGCTGCTGGGGCAGAAGATCTCCGAGCGGGTCGCTCACATGCGCACCCTGCCGGAGGGTATCGATCAGCGCAGCGCCTGCCGCCACCCCGACTGGACCGGCCCCGACGACCTCGCCATCAAGATCAACGAGTTGCGCGAGATCACCGACTGGGAGAAGCCGATCTACGTCAAGGTCGGCGCCACTCGCACCTACTACGACGTCAAGCTCGCCGTGCACTCCGGTGCCGACGTGGTGGTCGTCGACGGCATGCAGGGTGGCACCGCGGCCACCCAGGAAGTGTTCATCGAACACGTCGGCATCCCGACGCTCGCCGCGATTCCGCAAGCCGTGCAAGCACTTCAGGAGCTCGGCGTGCACCGCGAGGTCCAGCTCATCGTGTCCGGTGGGATTCGCAACGGTGCCGACGTGGCCAAGGCCATGGCGCTCGGTGCCGACGCCGTCGCCATCGGTACCGCCGCGCTGATCGCCCTGGGCGACAACGATCCCCGGTATGCCGACGAGTACGAGAAGATCGGCTCGGCGGCCGGCTTCTACGACGACTTCCAGGACGGCCGCGACCCGGCCGGCATCAGCACCCAGGATCCCGAACTGTCCGCCCGGTTCGATCCGATCGTCGGCGGCAAGCGCCTGGCCAACTTCCTGCGGGTGACGACGATGGAAGCCCAGACCATCGCCCGCGCCTGCGGCAAGGCACACCTGCAGCACCTCGAACCCGAAGACCTGGTGGCGATCTCGATCGAGGCCGCAGCGATGGCGCGCGTCCCGCTGGCCGGCACCAGCTGGATTCCCGGAGCAGGGGCGGTGTTGTGAGTACCGAGACCGCATCCATCGTCATCATCGGTGGCGGCCTGGAGGGCGCGGCCACCGCGTGGGCGCTGGCGCAACGCGGCGTCACCGATGTGGTTGTCTGCGAACGCGATACCGTGGGCGCGGGCATGACGGGCAAGTCATCGGGCATCGTCCGCTGCCACTACGGCGTCAGTTCGCTGGCGGCGATGGCGGCCGTCGGGCTCGAGGTGTTCGAGAAGGCCGAGGAGATCTTCGGCACCGACATCGGGTTCCGTCAGACCGGCTACGTCGTCGGCGTCGGCGAGGCCAATGTGGGTAATCTCCGCAAAAGCCTTGCCGCGCAACGTGAGGTCGGCGTACAGACCGAGGAGATCGGTGTCGATGAGGTCGCCGCGATGTGGCCGGCCGCCGATCTCGAGCCGTTCGCGGCGTTCGGCTGGGAGGAACGCGGCGGGTACGGCGATGCGTATCAGACCGCGCAGGCCTTCGCCGCATCGGCGCGCGCCGGTGGCATCCGCATTCGCCAGAGCACGCCCGTCGCCGGCCTCATCGTCGACGGCGACGCCGTCACCGGCGTGAGACTGGTTGACGGATCGACGATCTCGGCCGAAACCGTCGTCGTTGCGACCGGCGCATGGACCCGACAGTTCCTCGCCGCCCACGGCATCGAGGTCCCCATCGAGGTCCACCGCGAGCAGATCGTGATGATCCACCCCGGGATGGACCTCGGCAAGGTGCCGGTGTTCTCCGACCTCGTCTCGCTGCAGTACGTGCGGCCCGACGTGCGCGGTGAGATCTTGTTCGGTAACAGCGATCTCGCCGAGCTGGAGATCGCCGACCCCGACAATTACCTCAATCGTGCCGACGAGTCGTTCCTGGATCTGACGGTCGACAAGGTCGGCACCCGCTTCCCGCAGTTCACCGACGCGGCCATCACCAGCAGCTACGCCGGGTGCTACGACGTCACCCCGGACTGGAATCCGATCATCTCCACCGGTCCGCTCGACGGACTGGTGATCGCCGCGGGCTTCAGCGGGCACGGGTTCAAGATCTCACCGGCGGTCGGACGGCTCGTCGCCGACCTCGTCGTCGACGGTCGCAGCAACGATCCGCGTATCCCGGAGTCGGACTTCCGGTTGTCCCGGTTCGCCGAGGGCGACCTGCTCAAGACCCGCTTCCCCTACGTGGGCGCGGGGGAGATGCGGTGAGGCCTGTCGTGCGGGGCGCGGCATGTGCGCCCTGAACGGCGGGGTCCGCATCTCCGAGCTGCCCGAGGACCGGCGGTCGGGACTCATCGCCGAGCTGCCACGGTTCCCCACAGTGGACGACGTCTCCCGATATGCTGTGCCGGTGGCGGAGTCCGACGAATCGACCGGGATCGATCAGGCAGTGGCGGTACAGACGGCAGGTGCCGGTGACGAACCGCTGATCCGTAACCAGTCCGGCATCGCCCGTGACCGGCCCACCGACCAGTCCGTCGAGGAACTCGAGCTCGAGACCGCGATCGCCGCCAACGTCCGGCGCCTGCGTCAGCAGCAGGGTCTGACCGTCGGCGACATGGCGGTACGCGTCGGCATCTCCAAGGCGATGCTCTCGAAGATCGAGAACGCCCAGACCTCGTGCAGTCTCAGCACTCTCGCGCGGCTGGCGACGGCCTTCGACGTCGCCGTGACCTCGCTGTTCCGCGGCGCCGACGTCGAGCGATCGGCGGTGTACGTCAAGGCGGGGGAGGGTTCGCGGATCGTGCGCTCGGGGTCCAAGGAGGGCCACGAGTATGAGTTGCTCGGGTCGTTGCGCGGCGAGCACAAACGTCTCGAATGC
Encoded proteins:
- a CDS encoding FMN-binding glutamate synthase family protein, giving the protein MNLSNEQRGLRESATFDRTTIAAIQRAADTGVYDIRGWGAKRKLPHFDDLLFLGASMSRYPLEGYRERCDTDVVLGSRNAKYPLHLDTPVTIAGMSFGALSAGAKEALGRGASEVGTSTTTGDGGMTPEERGQSKNLVYQYLPSRYGMNPDDLRKADAIEIVLGQGAKPGGGGMLLGQKISERVAHMRTLPEGIDQRSACRHPDWTGPDDLAIKINELREITDWEKPIYVKVGATRTYYDVKLAVHSGADVVVVDGMQGGTAATQEVFIEHVGIPTLAAIPQAVQALQELGVHREVQLIVSGGIRNGADVAKAMALGADAVAIGTAALIALGDNDPRYADEYEKIGSAAGFYDDFQDGRDPAGISTQDPELSARFDPIVGGKRLANFLRVTTMEAQTIARACGKAHLQHLEPEDLVAISIEAAAMARVPLAGTSWIPGAGAVL
- a CDS encoding helix-turn-helix domain-containing protein; this encodes MCALNGGVRISELPEDRRSGLIAELPRFPTVDDVSRYAVPVAESDESTGIDQAVAVQTAGAGDEPLIRNQSGIARDRPTDQSVEELELETAIAANVRRLRQQQGLTVGDMAVRVGISKAMLSKIENAQTSCSLSTLARLATAFDVAVTSLFRGADVERSAVYVKAGEGSRIVRSGSKEGHEYELLGSLRGEHKRLECLLVTLNEDSITQPLFQHPGTEFLYMLDGVMDYAHGRSVYRLAPGDSMQLDGEAPHGPVALIELPIRFLSVIAFPDSAV
- a CDS encoding NAD(P)/FAD-dependent oxidoreductase, whose protein sequence is MSTETASIVIIGGGLEGAATAWALAQRGVTDVVVCERDTVGAGMTGKSSGIVRCHYGVSSLAAMAAVGLEVFEKAEEIFGTDIGFRQTGYVVGVGEANVGNLRKSLAAQREVGVQTEEIGVDEVAAMWPAADLEPFAAFGWEERGGYGDAYQTAQAFAASARAGGIRIRQSTPVAGLIVDGDAVTGVRLVDGSTISAETVVVATGAWTRQFLAAHGIEVPIEVHREQIVMIHPGMDLGKVPVFSDLVSLQYVRPDVRGEILFGNSDLAELEIADPDNYLNRADESFLDLTVDKVGTRFPQFTDAAITSSYAGCYDVTPDWNPIISTGPLDGLVIAAGFSGHGFKISPAVGRLVADLVVDGRSNDPRIPESDFRLSRFAEGDLLKTRFPYVGAGEMR